Within Channa argus isolate prfri chromosome 4, Channa argus male v1.0, whole genome shotgun sequence, the genomic segment cagaaacagaaacatttatagTTTGGTTTTTTAACACATTGGTTTATGTGTGAAACAGTAGGCTGCATTATTAAAACAGATGAATATTGCATTaagctgtttgtcttcattACAAAGACTGATTAAATTCTGCAGAAGTGCTCATGTTGACTGGTGCAGTCAAAAGATGTTGAGATCTCTGCTCTGCAAGAGGAAACGTTGTAGCCTAGAAAATGTTGCTAAAAATATCAGACACACTGAGCTGCTTGTACCTCCAGGTTAATATTTGACCTTAAAATTAAATGACGGCCACTGAAATATTGTCTTGGTTATGCTTAAACGGTCGTTATTGACTTAtataagtttatttaaatgccGAGGTCCAGACTTAACTAGATTGTTAAGCCTGGAAATGCTGGAGAAGGATCAAATAATACACAAGGCAGAGTGAAGAATCTGTCCTCCATCAAAAAATGCATTGACGATCACTTCACAtagcccggctagctcagtcggtagagcatgagactcttaatctcagggtcgtgggttcgagccccacgttgggcgcaGCTCTTTTTAAGCACTTGTTATATATTTACAGCTAGTCCCACTGGCATTAATCACAAACCTGGAACAGGAAACGAAAGTGTTGGCGGTCTGCAATTACACAAGAAAGTATCATCCAATCATAGTAGATGATTGTACTTATGTATTCTACTGAATTAACCTACATGTATCGATTCGCCACTGCTGCTTGTGAAATACCTATTTACAAACCACTTTGGctgttttaagatgttttatatttcacatttctacGCCGTCTTCAGCTTCTTTACTACTGCCCGCTATGTGTTTCCGCGTGGCCCGGTTCCCCTCCCTCCTAGCCGCGTGCATATCCACGTGCAGCAGCGGAGGGCGGGGCAGCCGTCGGATGGTTTTCAAGGGGGCTTGGTGTCGCATAACCAATGGGAGACCCACAGATGTATAAATTTTTAGATGGTGGTCCATCTTGCGTGTTTAGGGAAGGCTGGGTAAATTGGTGaggggatttttttatttattttttttttaactagaaaaTGTGAGAAGATTGTAGTTGATTTGCAGAACTTTTGGATGAGTTAATCCTTAACTCACTGacttaaatacataattttaccTAAACAAATTCAACTGTGCAGATCaactaaaacaaattcaacCAGACTCAAactattaaacaaaagaaacaaaaaaatgaaaaaccacatccatcttttttgttttctttatttgaggTGCAACTGTCTAGTGCAATCGTAACGTCACATTTGTGATGAGCTGAGGAACATGCACAAAACATCGACTTACTCCTGCTAggcattttctgtcttttttttttggccaagtGTCTTTATTATTGTGTTCGGTGCTCCAGTTCCACTACAAGCAACTCAAAACACTTGGCTGtacaaaaagacaagagaagaaaacaaaacaaaacaaaaaaaaaaacaccattggcattcattaaaaacacaactacacacgTCCTCAAATAGTAAAAACAGTCCAGATCATTTGAGCGAGTGAGTTTTAAGTGACAGCAGAGTAGAGTTCACGTACAGTACGACGCCATGTGTCAATGCAGGAGAGACAGCATCTTAGTGTCCAGGTAAATAATCTTCTCTTCTGGTCCCACCCTGAGTACTGACATCACAGGTAGTTCAAAACCTGGCAAAAccatagatatatatatatgtatagatatagatatatttatagaaatatatgaattaaactaaaaaaagaattttatatATGTATCTATGGTTAGAAACCAGGCACTTGGcagatttatttgaaattttatgTCTGTGCAAAGTTTACTACCTAGAAACAGTCATGTCCTATTTATTTAccttctgttatttattttacaaaccaCTAGgacattaattacattaatgagcaaattcaaacagacaaaaacaaatctttccTATGCCTCTCAAAAAATGTTGATTCCCTGCATAAATGTTTAATGCTCCATCCAAGAAGGGGGGAAGAGTGCCTGAATGCTGGGAAAATCCAGACAAAAGTGAGCTGGATATCTAGACTCCCATTCCAGATGGGTCGTACACGAAGTCCGTCCACTGTCGATACAGTCTGAAAAAAGTGCAAAAggaaatcagaaacaaaaaagatgtaGAGCAGAAAACTGTGCAGATGGACATCGCTCGGCAGAGgtggggctgtgtgtgtgtgggggggtgggggtgggatgATGGCACACTTTCCACAGAACTTGACGGCACTGACAAGAGCATGCGGCGTAATCCCCTGATTGACCAGGCCCGACATTTGCTCCACCCTCCTTTGGTGGCCCTGAAATATGGCGACGACTGTGTTGATCGACTGTCAGTTCCTGTCAACTCTGTCCTTCATTTCTTTATCACCACAATGATTGTCTGAAGCGGATAATAAAAGTTGGAGACAAAGCGGACACATGCGCGAACGCAAACACAAGAAACTCCCAGTCTTtgagttaaataaaatgtgcaacaaaagaaaagtcGTTTTTCATCCTCCGGTGAAGCTGAAGTTTGCGGCATAGTCAGTCTTGATGTTAGTCAGTTCACAGTATGGCAGgactccttcctcctcctcctcttcctttcaTCCCCCGAGCGCCTTATCCTCAGGGGGCTTTCCAGTGTGTACGTTCTGTGTTACGCAGATGGGCCAGAGTTCTGTGTGGAGGGGAGAACCTGTGTCGATCCAACCGGTACCGGGATTGGAGGCTGGGCGGTGCTGGTGGGGGATCCACTGGTCTGGACTTGGGCCTGGAACTGGGCCATCTGCTCAGGGCTGGCCAGCGTCTTGAGCAGGTTGTTCTCCTGCTCTAGCTGGGTGTTGCGCTCGATCAGCTCTTTGATCTGCTCCTTCAGCACCTCCACCTCCTCGCGCACGGCATACATCAGGTGGCTCTTCACCAGGTCctgaggaaaagagagggagaaagagcaAGAGATGGTTAGATAAATAATTCATCACATTTCCTCCTTCATGTTTCCCATGAGGCCTCTTGTTCAAACTACATTTCTATTTCAGACTGAACCAGACTCATTATTACCAAGTATTTAAATACTACCCTTAAGCTTTCTCGACCTTCTTTTCagtaaaaatctaataaaagtaTTAGTCATTGAGACAATTAGTCGAACTTAGAATCTGCCAATATTTAATAATTGACTATTGTCAATATAACAGCAAAATTCCCCCCAAATCCGCTAATTTTAGACGTCATTTGAACTCCCCACTTAAGCTATGGGGCAATGTGACTGggattttctttacatttggtAAACTAGCAAAATGGCAAACTAATCAGTGTGATTAAGAGAATAATTAGTAACTTCAAGCTTAATTACACACGGATTACTCCCTGAATCTTGTCTATATTATATCAATTGACAGTCTATAAATGTAACACCTCAACAACCTTCCCActagcagaaaaacaacaacccttTTTGAAGATGAAACTGTTAAGGTGTAAAATGTGTGGCAGCAGAGTGCAAAGGTTAAAGTGGCACCATAAATCACTTCACAGTTTTTGCACAGCACAGACCAGCTGTGATGGTGTATGACAAGAGGAAAGCACAAGCCTTGTATGGGTGCATTTTGTCAGAAGCTCTGAAGAAAGATGTTCCTGGAGCACTGGCATGATGTTGTGGGCTGCTAGAAAGTGGATATGCTTTTAATAATCTGAGCATCCCGTCCTCTGTGGACCCGCCCCTCCACcctccctcctcatcctcctcgcTGCCACGGGAACAAAATGTTCCTGCTTCAGGGTGGGAGGGGCCAATCACCGGCAGAGTTATTTATACTGAGCCAGGGGAGGCTGCTGCTTGCCTAGCAACACGGGACACTGAGGGGCGAGCAGTAATGTATATGCAAAAAAAGGGGGGTGGGCAGATAGCGTGTGAACCTTGGCCCACATCCAGCTGCAAACAAGCCAGAGGTCATGAATCCAAATCGTGACAGAGCACTGGAGCACATACCAGCAGGTGCATACAGTTTAAATTTTACGCACCTGCAGTTTCATTTCTAATACACATCACGTCTCCAACACAGATGCACCACCGCGCTTTTGCTACAATCACCACTAGATAAAACCAGAGATGCATTTTGCAGATATCATGTAGCAGGCTGTAAAAGctagcaaaaaagaaaagcagaagctGGCGATGTAGCTGCAGGAGACCACAGTGGTGCTTGGGTTACATAACACCGGAGGGAGCACACTGTGCGGATTGTACATGCCTGGATTGTAGACGGTAAAAACAGCAGCTTACCATCGCCTGTTCAATCTTGTTGTCAATGGCCACCACACTTGCACCCGACGAGCTGGAAGAcagaagacaaaacaatatGATTTTATGGTTGATTACCAGTGCTGACTTGGTGAAAATGTCCCCACCAAGGGTGTTTCTTTTATGGCGCAGACGTGACTGGCATTTGCGATGTGAAGctgcaaaatgaaagaaaaactcaGAAAGCAAAGCCTGAATTACCACGTTATAAAGTTGTCgtctgttaataataaaattcaaataattcaTTAGAAATCCTAGTCAGTGTGTGCAACAAAGCGGACCAAATGGAGGTCGAGATTGCAGGGTTTGACTTTGATGGCGGAGAATCAATGAGCCAGCATTTCGTGGATGATGCCTCGTCTTCTGCTGCCGCACATGGACTAAGCATTACAAAATGATAAAACCCTTAAAACGAAAGCTTACTGACATTACCTATCGTCAACACTGACTGATGCGCTCTCCTTCCCCAGCACAGAAGACAGAAACGAAATCGAGAAATTCCTCAGCTGACAAACACCAAGGTCCATCGCCACTGTATAACACTGGGAATTCATGCTACCCCGTCCATTAAAACCCCCGCAGGCAATTTATATGGTGAACAAACTGGACATCCAGCGgtataaaagtagaaaaatagcGCATTATTGAGAGCAGGATGCTGGTTCTGCTCTCCGGGCGACTGTAGCGCTCGCACCCGGGCCAGAGCACACAAAGACTGAAGCTGCTGCGCCTCCGCGCACAGCAGCTCGCTCTCTGGATAATAAATGCAGGCAAACAGCTGCACGATTGGCTGAGAGGAACTTCATTAACATAATGCATGCGAGACGCAGACGCTGATTGGAGGAGAAGTCGTTTATGGTAATGTATGCAACATCTCTACCTTCTGCACCGTCCTCAATAAAAGTCCGCATCCACGCAGACCACACCACAGAACGACACAGGAGGCTGAATTTACTTAAAAACGCGTGTTTATTAGAGTGCATATTTAGATTTTGACTGTTCTATAGgttttaaatacaacaaatgtgCAGCTTTGTCGGGTTTAATGCACATAAATGTGGATTGCAGGTGAAGGGAACTTGGATCCGCAAACACAAGCTGGTATGTGCAACAATGTCGCCACCTCTCGGTATTAAGACATGTGGTAAAAGTGTCACGAGAGGCAAAAACTGGCTGGCTTCATGTAATCAAAGTAAAAGATAATCAATGACCCCCAGGGCGACCCAGTGGTAAAGTGGCTGATCTCAGCACTGTTCATAACAAACATCTACAATCAATGTCCAGTtatttatacaatatacaattaTTAGAAATTAGGGTGAGATGAAATCAAACTCCTGTCTTCTTTTCATCATTGTGACTAACGCAATTGGGGACACATTGTTCTGTCGAGAAACACATGGCGACCACTTTGTTCTATGTAATTAAATTACTTGGGAACAGTCTCAGCTTTTCATCAAGGGTAACAATGAGTCAgtccacaaaaaacaaacaaacaaaaaataatcaaccattcttatattttattacttcaTCAAGGCTCATCAGCTGATCTCAGTCACTCAAGCATAAGAATACTCTGAggttttctatttattttaatggaaTTGGATTTAAAATTTCTTTGAGGTCAAGGAGTATTAGGCAGATAAGAGTAAACACTTTAAGATGTCTCACTTGACCCTAGCAAAATGGTaatggctctttttttttaattaagtatgtaaaaaaaaaaaagggccttTCTGACTTTTAAGGCCTGTTCATTGGTCAAATCTTCTTCAGAAGTGATACTGTATATAGTTACTGAAATGTAGATATTTATagttattgaatttatttttcattatgaaTCTACGAAAACTTTGTCAAATTTTTCATTTGTCAAAAACTGattaagcaaaataaaaatatttggcaagtaaaaaacatgcaaaagttAACTAGTGGAGCAactattatattaattattagaAAATTTGGAATCTTTGAGTGTTGATCAggtaaaagaaattattatgTCTTCTTGGTTTGCATTAACTAGTGATGGACATATTTTCTAAGAATAATCATGAAAATATTTGGCAGTTTATTAGATGATGAAAATAACAGTTGCTGCACAGATTTTGGATCTTTGGTACATATGACTCAGTCAGTAGTATAGATTATTGAAGCACCGCTGACTGAAATCATCAAGAACACTTAAACTAAACCaaggttttgattttattttaatttttttgcaggTGTAAATCACCTTGAGCTGTGGATGTGACCAATATTTCACTTACACGACGTGTCACTTCATATGCGATTTATTGGTAGATGTGGATAACAGTTGAATAAAAGGAAGTACAATTAAAGTAAACTGTGGTCGAGATAAACAGGACGAAACTAAAACTGTTATGTATCCCTGTATCTGCTACAATCAGggtgtggttttcttttcttatggGTGACCACAAAGAGACGTGTTAACGAGCTGCTATGAGCTATCTCACCTCTAAATGCTGCTCATTGACTTTGACTGGACGAGGGGAGGGGACACACGTTACGCAGCAGTGCCATTATCTTTGACTGCAGCTCAGGAGATCTTTTTAAACACCTGGTTTAACAGACAGACGATCTATATATGCTCATATCTCAGTATTTCACTTCCCCCTGCATTGTCTGTGAACCGGGCTATACTTTCACAGGATTATGTAATTTTAGGGAAGTGGAAAGTAACATCAGTAGTTAGTTCTTTTTCTGCAGGGGCAGCATCACTATATGCATTGTTGCAGAGGCCGTATTCATGTTTACGCAAAACAGTAGAAACAAAATTGGAGTTGGccacaaaacaaaagtacagcTAATCGTTTTTCTGTTGATTGGACGGATTGTACACACACAGCGAAGGGTATATACTGCTGGATTGATTGAGGAACTTTGACATGCTTATCTCACAGTTGAAattgatggaaaaatgaaactgaaagcaGCTATTCTTGGTCTTGATCTGGCCAGGACCACTTCATAGTCACTGAAGATCAGTAAACCATGATCTCACATTCATACATAAAAGTCACAGCATGAATACGCTGGAGCGTTGAAGACAGTTCAAGCATGCTGAGGTGATGTGCCACGATGCTTTGTTGAAACTAGAGGCAGGAACATTAACGTGCTGATGTGAAGTTAGGGTTAGTATTTTTCACCCTTAGTGACAACATTTCTTG encodes:
- the zgc:65895 gene encoding TSC22 domain family protein 1 isoform X2, whose amino-acid sequence is MNSQCYTVAMDLGVCQLRNFSISFLSSVLGKESASVSVDDSSSGASVVAIDNKIEQAMDLVKSHLMYAVREEVEVLKEQIKELIERNTQLEQENNLLKTLASPEQMAQFQAQVQTSGSPTSTAQPPIPVPVGSTQVLPSTQNSGPSA
- the zgc:65895 gene encoding TSC22 domain family protein 3 isoform X3, producing MRETGLAVGGGAEASDAMALKLLFWELEKHLRSSSGASVVAIDNKIEQAMDLVKSHLMYAVREEVEVLKEQIKELIERNTQLEQENNLLKTLASPEQMAQFQAQVQTSGSPTSTAQPPIPVPVGSTQVLPSTQNSGPSA